One window of Botrimarina mediterranea genomic DNA carries:
- a CDS encoding class I SAM-dependent DNA methyltransferase, with amino-acid sequence MEAAEFVQRWSTSGGSERANYALFLTELCDLLGVAHPEPSLPENARNAYVFDRAVTFTNGDGTTSTGFADLYKRGHFVCETKQGVEKEDEAELFSEKAQTATKKRRAGHGKRGTKAYDTTMLRALGQATQYARALDPAEEGRPPFILVVDVGYRIELYSEFSRTGGAYVPFPDARSHRIQLADLADPKRGPELLDTLRHVWTDPDALDPSRRSAKVTRDIAASLAKLARALEADGHPAEDVAHFLMRCLFTMFAEDVGLLRENAFLDLLKSIDDPAHFAPVMESLWRTMDTGGFSTDLRQTLKRFNGGLFADNKAIPLSRDQLDLMIEAASQKWNDVEPAIFGTLLERALDPVERHKLGAHYTPRAYVERLVVPTVVEPLREEWDAARVAAITLAEEGNAKGAAAELTAFHDRLCDVRVLDPACGSGNFLYVVLEHLKRIEGEVFDAYDQLVGDRQIAFDLSHTVNPEQLLGIELNPRAAAIAELVLWIGYLQWHYRTRGKVDPPEPVIRDLHNIENRDAVLDYDAREEVLDADGEPVTIWDGRTTKPHPVTGLEVPDETARVPMYRYVNPRKAEWPKADFVVGNPPFIGGWMMRQSIGDGYVEALWKVHDLPEKADFVMYWWDKAARLTRAGEVRQFGLITTNSIRQIFQRRVLETHIQAKESPLTLRFAVADHPWVDTATAAAVRIAMTVGATTSGPALIGEPIEPIGNEEAGLATREVACINHQLSAGIDLDSARPLRANDGVCVPGVQLYGSGFVVDSDTANKIRPQTRSEHRVVRSYLNGRDFMQNPRGMYVIDFFEMTAEEAKAANPAAFQRVIDYVKPERDQNRRASIRDKWWRFGWERPVLRQASAGLSRIIATPETAKHRVFAFIDEETLPDNMLTNIASDDAFILGVLSSRVHVVWTLASGGTLEDRPRYTKSVCFEPFPIPVCEGDQKQRIRDLGEQLDAHRKARQAEHPELTMTGMYNVLEKLRSGETLTAKEKTIHEQGLVSVLRQIHDDLDTAVAEAYGWPVDLTDEQILERLVALNYERAEEESRGLVRWLRPDYQNPTGKQQRGVELVDDDEAEDTPKKGAKGKKAAKGAAGKKGAKAPKLAKRPWPKTLAEQAAAVGAVLSASGEPADEKTIASAFTRADKARLAELLATLAAIGKARQLEDGRYVAA; translated from the coding sequence ATGGAAGCCGCCGAGTTTGTCCAGCGTTGGAGTACGTCCGGGGGATCGGAGCGGGCGAACTACGCGCTGTTCCTTACCGAGCTGTGCGACCTCCTCGGCGTCGCGCATCCCGAGCCCTCGCTCCCCGAGAACGCCCGCAACGCCTACGTCTTCGACCGGGCCGTGACGTTCACCAACGGCGACGGCACGACCAGCACCGGGTTCGCCGACCTCTACAAGCGCGGGCACTTTGTTTGCGAGACCAAGCAAGGCGTCGAGAAGGAAGACGAGGCCGAGCTGTTCAGCGAGAAGGCCCAAACGGCTACCAAGAAACGCCGCGCCGGCCACGGCAAGCGCGGGACCAAGGCCTACGACACCACGATGCTCCGCGCCCTCGGGCAGGCGACGCAGTACGCCCGGGCCCTCGACCCGGCCGAGGAGGGGCGGCCGCCGTTTATCCTCGTCGTTGACGTGGGCTACCGCATCGAACTCTATAGTGAGTTCTCCCGCACGGGCGGCGCCTACGTCCCCTTCCCCGACGCGCGGTCGCACCGTATCCAGCTCGCCGACCTCGCCGACCCGAAGCGCGGCCCCGAACTCCTCGACACGCTGCGCCACGTCTGGACCGATCCCGACGCCCTCGACCCGTCGCGCCGCAGCGCCAAGGTCACGCGCGACATCGCGGCCTCGCTCGCTAAGCTGGCCCGCGCCCTCGAAGCGGACGGCCACCCGGCCGAGGACGTGGCGCATTTCTTGATGCGCTGTCTGTTCACCATGTTCGCCGAGGACGTGGGGCTGTTGCGTGAGAACGCTTTCCTCGACCTCCTCAAATCGATCGACGACCCGGCGCACTTCGCGCCCGTCATGGAGTCGCTGTGGCGGACGATGGACACGGGCGGGTTCTCGACCGACCTCCGCCAAACGCTGAAGCGTTTCAACGGCGGCTTGTTCGCCGACAATAAGGCAATCCCGCTCTCGCGCGACCAGCTCGACTTGATGATTGAGGCCGCGTCGCAGAAGTGGAACGACGTGGAGCCCGCCATCTTCGGGACGCTGCTAGAGCGGGCCCTCGACCCGGTCGAGCGGCACAAGCTGGGCGCCCACTACACGCCGAGAGCGTACGTCGAGCGGCTCGTCGTGCCGACCGTGGTCGAGCCCCTGCGCGAAGAGTGGGACGCGGCCCGCGTCGCCGCCATCACGCTTGCCGAGGAGGGGAACGCCAAGGGCGCGGCCGCCGAGCTGACGGCGTTCCACGATCGGCTGTGCGACGTGCGCGTCCTCGACCCCGCGTGCGGTTCGGGCAACTTCCTTTACGTCGTGCTAGAGCATCTGAAGCGCATCGAGGGCGAAGTCTTTGACGCTTACGACCAACTCGTCGGCGACCGGCAAATCGCGTTTGACCTCTCGCACACGGTGAACCCCGAGCAACTCCTCGGGATCGAACTCAATCCCCGCGCCGCGGCAATCGCCGAGCTGGTCCTCTGGATCGGCTACCTCCAGTGGCACTACCGGACGCGCGGCAAGGTCGATCCGCCGGAACCGGTGATTCGTGACTTGCACAATATCGAGAACCGCGACGCGGTCCTCGACTACGACGCCCGCGAGGAGGTCCTCGACGCCGATGGCGAGCCGGTGACGATATGGGACGGCCGCACGACCAAGCCGCACCCGGTGACGGGGCTAGAGGTCCCCGACGAGACGGCCCGCGTGCCGATGTACCGCTACGTCAACCCGCGCAAGGCGGAGTGGCCGAAGGCGGATTTCGTGGTGGGGAACCCGCCGTTTATCGGTGGCTGGATGATGCGTCAGTCGATTGGCGACGGATATGTCGAAGCGCTCTGGAAGGTCCACGACCTTCCAGAGAAGGCGGATTTTGTCATGTACTGGTGGGATAAAGCCGCACGATTAACGAGGGCGGGAGAGGTTAGGCAGTTCGGTCTAATTACCACAAATAGCATTCGCCAAATCTTCCAGCGGAGGGTTTTGGAAACGCATATTCAGGCGAAGGAATCGCCACTCACACTTCGATTTGCAGTGGCGGATCATCCCTGGGTGGACACGGCTACCGCTGCGGCAGTTAGGATCGCGATGACAGTTGGCGCGACTACCAGCGGACCGGCGCTAATCGGCGAGCCAATCGAGCCTATTGGTAATGAGGAAGCGGGCCTCGCTACCCGGGAAGTGGCTTGTATCAACCATCAACTAAGCGCAGGCATCGACCTCGATAGCGCTAGACCATTGCGCGCAAACGACGGTGTTTGTGTTCCAGGCGTCCAGCTCTACGGAAGCGGCTTTGTTGTCGATTCCGATACAGCGAACAAAATACGCCCGCAAACTAGGTCCGAGCATCGTGTCGTACGCAGCTACTTGAATGGCCGCGACTTTATGCAGAATCCGAGAGGCATGTACGTCATCGACTTTTTTGAGATGACTGCGGAAGAAGCGAAGGCAGCGAATCCCGCCGCCTTCCAACGCGTAATCGACTACGTCAAACCCGAGCGAGATCAGAATCGAAGGGCGTCCATCCGCGACAAGTGGTGGCGATTTGGATGGGAACGTCCAGTGCTGCGACAAGCGAGCGCGGGGCTTTCCAGGATCATTGCAACTCCGGAGACAGCAAAGCACCGGGTATTTGCATTCATCGACGAGGAGACGCTTCCCGACAACATGCTGACCAACATTGCGTCAGACGATGCATTTATTCTGGGAGTTCTTTCGTCTCGCGTTCACGTTGTATGGACGCTGGCATCGGGCGGAACGCTGGAGGATCGTCCACGCTACACAAAGTCCGTTTGCTTTGAACCCTTTCCTATTCCCGTTTGTGAGGGGGACCAGAAGCAACGCATCCGCGACCTTGGCGAACAACTCGACGCGCACCGCAAGGCGCGGCAGGCCGAGCATCCGGAGCTGACGATGACCGGCATGTACAACGTGCTGGAAAAACTCCGCAGCGGCGAAACGCTCACCGCCAAAGAGAAGACGATCCACGAGCAAGGCCTCGTCAGCGTGCTGCGGCAGATTCACGATGACCTCGACACGGCGGTCGCCGAGGCCTACGGCTGGCCCGTGGACCTTACCGACGAGCAAATCCTCGAACGCCTCGTCGCGCTCAACTACGAGCGGGCCGAGGAGGAGAGCCGCGGCCTCGTCCGCTGGCTCCGCCCCGACTACCAGAACCCCACCGGCAAACAGCAACGCGGCGTCGAGCTGGTCGATGACGACGAGGCCGAGGACACGCCGAAGAAAGGCGCGAAGGGTAAGAAGGCCGCCAAGGGCGCCGCCGGAAAGAAGGGGGCGAAGGCGCCCAAACTGGCAAAGCGGCCGTGGCCCAAGACGCTCGCCGAGCAAGCCGCCGCCGTCGGCGCCGTCCTCTCCGCCTCGGGCGAGCCCGCCGACGAGAAGACAATCGCCAGCGCGTTCACCCGCGCCGACAAAGCCCGCCTCGCCGAGCTACTGGCAACCCTCGCCGCGATCGGCAAGGCGCGGCAGTTGGAGGACGGGCGCTACGTCGCGGCGTGA
- a CDS encoding error-prone DNA polymerase encodes MPDKPPLAKREPIPTPPTVTTSSGPPYAELRCRTNFSFLRGASHADELVGRAAELGYAALAVTDRNSLAGVVRAYVAAKEAGLPLIIGAELTLTDAPTVVVWATDRASYGRLCRLLTTGLRRAEKGSCELRLDDLAEHAAGLMVGVALEEPEADLNKLGAIRDLFGDRGYLLADAHRGGDDRARLAAYATLSQHSGLPLVASGDVHYHAPERRLLHDVLTAIRLGETIEAADGAELLPNGERCLRSREDLARLYRDWPDALDRTVEVAERCRFSLDELRFEYPEELAPAGKTELAWLTELTQQGAEGRYPQGVPEKVRQQIDHELRLIAKLRYEAYFLTVWDLVRFARSRGILCQGRGSAANSAVCYCLGVTSVDPSQSDLLFERFISEERGEPPDIDIDFEHERREEVLQYLYQQYGRNRAGLAATVITYRLRSAIRDAGKALGLSLDRVDALAKQVDGWKNDPKLPERFREAGLDPRSPVGRRLLVVVDQLMGFPRHLSQHVGGMVMTRGPLCEMVPIENAAMADRTVVQWDKDDLEALGILKVDCLALGMLTAIRKCFDLLAEHTGKRWELATLPAEDRDVYDMICRADTLGVFQIESRAQMSMLPRLRPQCFYDLVIEVAIVRPGPIQGDMVHPYLKRRRGEEAESYPSAAIEGVLKRTLGVPIFQEQAMKLAQVAAGFTAGEADQLRRAMAAWRTPGKIEHYRQKLLDGMRANGLDEEFAERCYRQLQGFGEYGFPESHAASFALLVYASCWLKHHHPAAFCAAMLNSQPLGFYAPAQLVRDARDHGVEVRGVDVNRSEVDCTLEVGADGFALRLGLRMVGSLGSAAAERVIERRGAKPYQSLDDFHHRTGLARGDAEALAQADVFGSLGADRRQSLWQAMGRERRAVDQPLLADLVDDEPLANALPATPAEDEVFADYRSLGLSLRGHPVAFHREQLGRRGVLTARELQTHPNGAHVAVAGVVLLRQRPGTAKGITFVTLEDETGATNLIVHPRTWERYYRTAKRSPAWVVRGELQHSPEGILHVVVARIEPICDMAGAGTMRSVSRDFR; translated from the coding sequence ATGCCCGACAAGCCGCCGCTCGCCAAGCGTGAGCCGATCCCGACGCCGCCGACCGTCACGACAAGCAGCGGCCCACCATACGCCGAGCTGCGTTGCCGCACGAACTTCTCGTTCCTCCGCGGGGCGTCGCACGCCGACGAGCTGGTCGGACGAGCGGCCGAACTCGGTTACGCAGCCCTCGCCGTCACCGATCGCAACAGCCTCGCCGGCGTCGTGCGGGCGTACGTCGCGGCGAAGGAAGCCGGCTTGCCGCTGATTATCGGCGCCGAGCTGACGCTCACCGATGCGCCGACGGTCGTTGTCTGGGCGACGGACCGGGCGTCGTATGGTCGGCTCTGCCGACTGCTGACAACGGGACTCCGCCGCGCCGAGAAAGGGTCGTGCGAGTTGCGGCTCGACGACTTGGCGGAGCATGCCGCGGGGCTGATGGTCGGCGTCGCCTTAGAGGAGCCCGAGGCGGACCTTAACAAGTTGGGCGCCATTCGCGACCTATTCGGCGACCGGGGCTATCTACTGGCGGACGCTCACCGCGGGGGCGACGACCGGGCGCGGCTTGCCGCGTACGCGACGTTATCGCAGCACAGCGGCCTGCCTTTAGTCGCGTCGGGGGACGTTCACTATCACGCGCCCGAGCGACGCCTCTTGCACGACGTGCTCACCGCGATCCGCCTCGGCGAGACCATCGAAGCGGCCGACGGGGCCGAGCTATTGCCCAACGGCGAGCGCTGCTTGCGATCGCGTGAAGACCTTGCCCGACTCTACCGCGACTGGCCCGACGCGCTGGATCGTACCGTCGAGGTCGCCGAGCGTTGCCGCTTCTCACTCGACGAGCTGCGTTTCGAGTATCCCGAAGAACTCGCGCCCGCCGGCAAGACCGAGCTGGCGTGGCTTACCGAGCTGACGCAACAGGGCGCCGAGGGCCGTTATCCCCAGGGCGTCCCCGAGAAGGTTCGCCAGCAAATCGACCACGAGCTGCGGCTGATCGCCAAGCTGCGTTACGAAGCCTACTTCCTGACGGTGTGGGACCTGGTGCGATTCGCCCGCTCGCGCGGCATCCTCTGCCAAGGGCGCGGCTCGGCCGCCAACTCGGCCGTCTGCTACTGCCTCGGCGTTACGTCGGTCGATCCGTCGCAGAGCGACCTCTTGTTCGAGCGGTTCATCTCCGAAGAACGCGGCGAGCCGCCAGACATCGACATCGACTTCGAGCACGAACGCCGCGAGGAGGTTTTGCAGTACCTCTACCAGCAGTACGGCCGCAACCGCGCCGGCCTCGCCGCCACGGTGATTACCTACCGCCTACGCTCGGCGATCCGCGACGCGGGGAAGGCGCTTGGGCTGTCGCTCGACCGCGTCGATGCGCTCGCCAAGCAAGTGGATGGCTGGAAGAACGACCCCAAGCTGCCCGAGCGATTCCGCGAGGCAGGGCTCGACCCGCGGTCGCCGGTCGGTCGCCGGCTGCTGGTCGTTGTGGATCAGCTGATGGGCTTCCCGCGGCACTTGTCGCAGCACGTCGGCGGGATGGTGATGACGCGCGGGCCGCTGTGCGAGATGGTCCCGATCGAAAACGCGGCAATGGCCGACCGTACCGTCGTGCAATGGGATAAGGACGACCTCGAAGCGCTGGGGATTCTCAAGGTCGATTGCCTCGCGCTGGGGATGCTCACCGCCATCCGCAAATGCTTCGACCTCCTCGCCGAGCACACGGGCAAACGTTGGGAGCTGGCGACGCTGCCGGCCGAGGACCGGGACGTTTACGATATGATTTGCCGCGCCGACACGCTCGGCGTGTTTCAGATTGAGAGCCGCGCCCAAATGTCGATGCTGCCGCGGCTGCGGCCGCAATGCTTTTACGACCTGGTTATCGAGGTCGCGATCGTCCGCCCGGGTCCGATCCAGGGCGACATGGTTCACCCCTACTTGAAGCGGCGCCGTGGCGAGGAGGCCGAGTCGTATCCGAGCGCCGCCATCGAGGGCGTGCTAAAACGGACGCTCGGCGTCCCCATCTTTCAAGAGCAAGCGATGAAGCTGGCGCAAGTCGCCGCGGGCTTCACCGCCGGCGAGGCCGACCAGCTCCGCCGCGCCATGGCGGCATGGCGGACGCCCGGCAAGATTGAGCACTACCGCCAAAAGCTGCTCGACGGCATGCGAGCCAATGGTCTCGACGAGGAGTTCGCCGAGCGGTGTTATCGGCAGCTGCAAGGGTTCGGCGAGTACGGCTTCCCCGAGTCGCACGCCGCAAGCTTCGCGCTGTTGGTCTATGCGTCTTGCTGGCTCAAACACCACCACCCGGCCGCGTTCTGCGCGGCGATGCTCAACAGCCAACCGCTCGGGTTCTATGCGCCGGCGCAGCTGGTGAGGGACGCCCGCGATCACGGCGTCGAGGTGCGCGGCGTGGACGTGAACCGTAGCGAAGTCGATTGCACGCTCGAAGTCGGCGCGGACGGTTTCGCCTTGCGGCTCGGCCTCCGCATGGTCGGCTCGCTGGGCAGCGCCGCCGCCGAACGGGTCATCGAGCGGCGCGGCGCCAAGCCTTACCAATCGCTCGACGACTTCCATCATCGCACGGGTCTGGCCCGCGGCGACGCCGAGGCGCTCGCCCAAGCCGACGTCTTCGGTTCGCTCGGCGCCGATCGTCGGCAATCGCTCTGGCAAGCGATGGGGCGCGAACGCCGCGCCGTCGATCAGCCTTTGTTGGCCGACCTCGTGGACGACGAGCCGCTCGCCAACGCGCTCCCCGCGACGCCGGCCGAGGATGAGGTGTTCGCCGACTATCGGTCGTTGGGGTTGTCGCTCCGCGGCCACCCCGTGGCGTTCCACCGCGAGCAGCTCGGGCGGCGCGGAGTGCTCACCGCCCGCGAGCTGCAAACCCATCCCAACGGCGCCCACGTCGCCGTGGCGGGTGTTGTGCTCTTGCGCCAGCGGCCCGGCACGGCCAAGGGGATTACCTTTGTGACGCTTGAAGACGAGACCGGCGCCACGAACCTGATCGTCCACCCGCGGACGTGGGAACGCTACTACCGCACGGCCAAGCGATCCCCGGCGTGGGTCGTGCGGGGTGAGCTGCAACACTCGCCCGAGGGCATTTTGCACGTCGTCGTGGCCCGGATCGAGCCCATCTGCGACATGGCCGGCGCTGGTACGATGCGGAGCGTCTCCCGTGACTTCCGCTAG
- a CDS encoding DNA polymerase Y family protein, giving the protein MRTTSRTLCLWLPDWPVQRSRRERPELVGKPLALCVGDARTERVAACSVEARRLGIAVGMKTPDAQGLAGPGRLLLLPHRAGADRRALERLAVECERFSPVVSLEDAEEPEGLLFDVTGLAPLWGDDGEKRLAEAVAQWAGADRLEAVVAVAPTVGLALAAARFVSRDAGPPIVEQRQARAFAERLPVEALRVEAAIIEGLQRLGIESIGQLLDLPRASLPSRFGAELARRLDQLLGDAPEPVESFRGEPPLVAVWDFESAVACAATLQHVRHELLCRVAEQMKRRRCGALRVLIDHRLDAADAAPVRVVLRLFRPTASARELEELATLHLDSVRFPCAVRAVRVLVGATAPIDSRQRTLFDSDQREDPHALALLINRLASRVGGDHVLRIAKRSSIDPRRAYATTPATDAPAEAFALTTRQAAKARRLPVTMPSDAPPVGVETNQHGEPVAMQWRGRCAVVRYWGPERIETGWWRGRSVRRDAWWVELDNGARLWLHCDLRRRQWRVAGEF; this is encoded by the coding sequence ATGCGGACCACCTCCCGAACGCTCTGTCTGTGGCTCCCCGACTGGCCCGTCCAGCGTAGCCGCCGTGAACGGCCCGAACTGGTCGGCAAGCCGCTCGCGCTATGCGTCGGCGACGCCCGCACCGAACGCGTCGCCGCATGCTCGGTCGAAGCGCGGCGACTCGGTATCGCCGTCGGCATGAAGACGCCCGACGCGCAAGGGTTAGCAGGGCCGGGGCGGCTGTTGCTGCTACCTCACCGCGCCGGCGCGGATCGCCGAGCGCTTGAACGGCTAGCGGTGGAGTGCGAACGGTTTAGTCCGGTCGTCTCGCTAGAGGACGCCGAGGAGCCCGAGGGGCTGCTATTCGACGTGACCGGCCTCGCGCCGCTGTGGGGCGACGACGGCGAGAAGCGACTCGCCGAGGCGGTCGCGCAGTGGGCCGGCGCCGATCGGCTCGAGGCCGTTGTCGCCGTGGCGCCGACGGTGGGGCTCGCGCTGGCTGCGGCGCGGTTTGTATCGCGTGACGCGGGACCGCCGATCGTCGAGCAGCGACAAGCCCGGGCGTTTGCCGAGCGGCTCCCCGTTGAAGCCCTGCGCGTCGAGGCGGCGATCATCGAAGGGCTGCAACGCCTCGGCATCGAATCGATCGGCCAACTGCTCGACCTACCGCGGGCGAGTTTGCCGTCGCGGTTCGGCGCCGAACTGGCGCGACGCCTCGACCAGTTGCTCGGCGACGCGCCCGAGCCGGTCGAGTCGTTCCGTGGCGAGCCGCCCCTCGTCGCCGTATGGGACTTCGAATCGGCGGTCGCTTGCGCCGCGACCTTACAGCACGTCCGCCACGAGCTGTTGTGCCGCGTCGCCGAGCAAATGAAACGCCGCCGCTGCGGCGCCCTGCGCGTGCTGATCGACCATCGGCTCGACGCGGCCGACGCGGCGCCGGTGCGGGTCGTGCTGCGGCTCTTCCGGCCGACGGCGTCCGCGCGGGAACTCGAAGAGCTAGCGACCTTGCACCTCGACAGCGTGCGATTTCCTTGCGCGGTGCGAGCGGTGCGCGTGCTAGTGGGGGCGACGGCGCCGATCGATAGCCGGCAACGGACGCTCTTCGACAGCGACCAGCGCGAAGACCCGCACGCCCTCGCGCTGTTGATTAACCGGCTGGCAAGCCGCGTCGGCGGGGACCACGTGCTACGGATCGCCAAGCGGTCGAGCATCGACCCCCGCCGCGCCTATGCCACGACGCCCGCGACCGACGCCCCAGCCGAAGCGTTTGCGCTAACGACGCGACAAGCCGCGAAGGCCCGGCGGTTGCCAGTAACGATGCCGAGCGACGCCCCGCCCGTCGGGGTCGAGACCAATCAGCACGGCGAGCCGGTGGCGATGCAATGGCGAGGCCGTTGCGCTGTCGTGCGTTACTGGGGTCCCGAACGGATCGAGACGGGCTGGTGGCGCGGCCGCAGTGTGCGGCGCGATGCGTGGTGGGTTGAACTCGACAACGGCGCGCGGCTGTGGCTGCATTGCGACCTCCGCCGCCGACAGTGGCGCGTGGCGGGGGAGTTCTGA
- a CDS encoding ImuA family protein, which produces MPYPPASTEPRLSPDDPRLQRLRGLIGDKPSHPADDGSRQLPTPFDDLLGGVTPRRLVDLLAGGLGCGASLVGLWLASRACRLRGELVVVDGPGAFYPPAAIAWGVKARRLLWVRPTSAKDALAATEIALRSPAVGAVWASLDRIDGRAFRRLLLAAEAGAAFGVLVRPARHEPDPSWADVQLRIDPIPAPGDPDAPLGVRVTRRRNRHGPARGEATLTLDWRTGDINDVTSRDADHLPNALSVAPRLARPA; this is translated from the coding sequence ATGCCGTACCCGCCTGCTAGCACCGAACCGCGACTGAGCCCCGACGACCCGCGCCTCCAGCGGCTCCGCGGCCTGATCGGTGACAAGCCTTCGCACCCGGCCGACGACGGATCGCGACAACTGCCCACCCCCTTCGACGACCTCCTCGGGGGCGTCACCCCGCGCCGGCTGGTGGACTTGTTGGCGGGCGGACTTGGCTGCGGGGCGTCGCTGGTGGGGCTGTGGCTCGCCTCTAGGGCCTGTCGGCTGCGTGGCGAGCTGGTCGTCGTCGATGGGCCGGGGGCGTTCTACCCGCCCGCCGCGATCGCGTGGGGGGTCAAGGCGCGGCGGCTGTTGTGGGTTCGGCCCACGTCGGCAAAGGACGCCCTCGCCGCGACAGAGATAGCGCTGCGGTCCCCAGCGGTTGGCGCCGTGTGGGCGTCGCTGGACCGGATCGACGGCCGGGCGTTCCGCCGGCTGCTACTCGCCGCCGAGGCCGGCGCCGCTTTCGGCGTGCTGGTTCGCCCGGCGCGGCACGAGCCCGACCCGAGTTGGGCCGACGTGCAACTCCGCATTGATCCGATCCCCGCGCCCGGCGATCCCGACGCGCCGCTCGGCGTGCGGGTGACGCGCCGCCGCAATCGGCACGGCCCCGCGCGGGGCGAGGCGACGCTCACCCTGGATTGGCGAACCGGCGACATTAACGACGTGACCAGCCGCGATGCGGACCACCTCCCGAACGCTCTGTCTGTGGCTCCCCGACTGGCCCGTCCAGCGTAG
- a CDS encoding SOS response-associated peptidase gives MCHHYKSAKHLPEHFVEEYHLRPDQRTLFDKLADELKDGGAWPLKSVPALRIDDAGELEAFGAEWGLLPRWWKPSDKSPKREKFQRGTFNARSETAATKPTFRDAFKRRRCLVPFVEFHERDHYFGVRRGDEFEPLAFAGLWESWQGAEADVLSVTFLTTEPNAEVRSVGHDRMPVLLATPADRRRWLVEGADGADDPLLQPFADGALSIRPK, from the coding sequence GTGTGTCACCACTACAAATCCGCCAAGCACCTCCCCGAGCACTTCGTCGAGGAGTACCACCTGCGCCCCGACCAGCGGACGCTCTTCGACAAGCTGGCGGACGAACTGAAGGACGGCGGCGCGTGGCCCCTGAAATCGGTCCCCGCGCTGCGGATCGACGACGCGGGCGAGCTAGAGGCGTTCGGCGCCGAGTGGGGCCTCTTGCCGCGCTGGTGGAAGCCATCGGACAAGTCGCCGAAGCGGGAGAAGTTCCAGCGTGGGACGTTCAACGCCCGCAGCGAGACGGCCGCCACCAAACCAACCTTTCGCGACGCCTTCAAGCGGCGCCGCTGCCTCGTGCCGTTTGTCGAGTTCCACGAGCGCGACCACTATTTCGGCGTCCGGCGCGGCGACGAGTTCGAGCCGCTTGCGTTTGCGGGCCTCTGGGAATCGTGGCAAGGCGCCGAGGCCGACGTCCTTAGTGTGACGTTCCTCACGACGGAGCCGAACGCCGAGGTCCGTAGCGTTGGCCACGACCGCATGCCCGTGCTGCTGGCGACGCCCGCCGACCGGCGCCGCTGGTTAGTCGAGGGCGCCGATGGCGCCGACGACCCGCTCCTCCAGCCGTTCGCCGACGGCGCGTTGTCGATCCGCCCAAAGTAG
- a CDS encoding nuclease-related domain-containing protein has product MDFVWAILAPVVVLLAVLFAGAAPAALVVCVWRRSVGTRRHSPLTSDLRRPPGYSLTQSLGELDTDLDAMVAMLLATPAALVATMLLWRQSGGAADWRTQVGALLIVAAVAYVFVARRLWGQLTKRRNLIVGLEGERFVGEELNTLMREGCYVFHDVQMDDGSNIDHVVVSPSGVFSVNTKTLGRLAERFKEARMTVDYDQEKMVFPDRVAPLPSGRLKKEAGWLSRELTSATGFTVRVEPMLALPGWFVERKGASTGVFVFNPKTPSKFFILPRTILDAERMGQLAYQLDRMTRDVPRSYQRRGKWPE; this is encoded by the coding sequence ATGGACTTTGTGTGGGCAATTCTGGCGCCGGTGGTCGTGCTGCTTGCCGTCCTATTCGCCGGTGCGGCGCCCGCGGCGCTTGTCGTGTGTGTCTGGCGACGGAGTGTCGGGACGCGCCGCCACTCGCCTTTGACAAGCGACTTGCGCCGACCGCCGGGCTACTCGCTCACGCAAAGCCTCGGCGAACTGGATACCGACCTCGACGCTATGGTCGCGATGCTGCTAGCGACTCCGGCGGCGTTGGTGGCCACCATGCTCCTATGGCGGCAATCGGGCGGCGCCGCCGACTGGAGGACTCAGGTCGGCGCGCTGCTGATTGTCGCTGCGGTCGCGTACGTCTTTGTCGCGCGAAGGCTTTGGGGGCAGTTGACCAAACGTCGCAACTTGATCGTCGGGCTGGAGGGGGAGCGCTTTGTCGGCGAGGAGTTGAATACCCTCATGCGAGAGGGCTGCTACGTCTTCCATGACGTGCAAATGGACGACGGTAGCAATATCGACCACGTCGTCGTCAGCCCGAGCGGCGTCTTCTCCGTGAACACCAAGACTCTCGGCCGGCTCGCGGAGCGCTTCAAGGAAGCGCGGATGACGGTTGACTACGACCAAGAGAAGATGGTTTTTCCCGACCGCGTGGCGCCCCTCCCGAGCGGCCGTCTGAAGAAAGAGGCCGGCTGGCTCTCGCGCGAGTTGACCAGCGCCACTGGGTTCACGGTGCGCGTCGAGCCGATGCTCGCCTTGCCGGGCTGGTTCGTCGAGAGAAAGGGCGCCTCGACGGGCGTCTTTGTCTTCAACCCCAAGACGCCGAGCAAGTTCTTTATCCTCCCACGGACGATCCTCGACGCCGAGCGGATGGGCCAGCTCGCCTACCAGCTCGACCGCATGACGCGTGACGTGCCGCGGTCGTACCAGCGGCGCGGGAAGTGGCCGGAGTAG